In the genome of Candidatus Moraniibacteriota bacterium, one region contains:
- a CDS encoding PDGLE domain-containing protein has protein sequence MLPKNNTWALLFGVALGVGGMLSLIASSSPDGLEKVAEVHGFLDRGIVLFSAPLTDYSFSFVGMRNGVLLISLARILGTGIVFLGLLFLGRVLFFPAFILRRRQK, from the coding sequence ATGTTGCCAAAGAATAATACATGGGCATTACTCTTCGGTGTTGCTCTGGGCGTCGGGGGCATGTTGTCTCTCATCGCTTCCTCTTCTCCGGACGGATTGGAAAAAGTCGCTGAGGTCCACGGGTTTCTCGATCGGGGAATTGTGCTATTTTCGGCGCCACTTACCGACTATTCTTTTTCGTTCGTCGGAATGCGAAATGGCGTATTGTTAATATCGTTGGCAAGGATTCTCGGCACCGGGATTGTTTTTCTTGGACTCTTGTTTCTTGGGAGAGTACTTTTCTTCCCCGCGTTTATCCTGCGAAGACGGCAAAAATGA
- a CDS encoding energy-coupling factor ABC transporter permease: MHLPDGFLNNGTAGSLLGAAAAAVVFAASKVRSTFLEKVPVLRAKLATFPDFGSSSAFSIRRQFSERGREKMWRMASIGALIFSAQMVNFPIGGGTSGHVIGGVIAALVAGPLEGLLVLTVVLIVQAMVFGDGGILALGANIFNMGIVGGLGGYAFFRFLSQGKDVKRQFLRNAFVAAWMSVIAAAVAVSLEIAISGTGPLSVVLPAMTLAHIVIGFAEGVITVFILAFLLNRGFSLSALERPASDEMDDYVAKE; the protein is encoded by the coding sequence ATGCATCTTCCTGATGGGTTTTTGAATAATGGGACAGCGGGGAGTCTTTTGGGTGCGGCTGCCGCCGCTGTTGTCTTTGCGGCAAGCAAGGTGCGGTCAACTTTCTTGGAGAAGGTGCCGGTTTTGCGTGCGAAGCTCGCTACATTTCCGGATTTTGGAAGTTCATCTGCTTTTAGTATCCGACGGCAATTCTCAGAAAGAGGGCGAGAGAAAATGTGGCGTATGGCATCGATTGGCGCGCTTATCTTCTCGGCGCAGATGGTGAACTTTCCCATAGGCGGTGGGACATCCGGTCATGTGATTGGCGGAGTGATTGCCGCGCTGGTTGCGGGGCCGCTTGAGGGGCTCCTGGTCCTCACGGTAGTGTTGATTGTGCAGGCAATGGTATTCGGTGATGGCGGAATACTTGCGCTCGGAGCGAATATTTTCAATATGGGTATTGTCGGCGGGCTTGGCGGGTATGCGTTCTTTCGCTTTTTGTCACAGGGTAAAGATGTGAAACGGCAGTTTCTGCGCAACGCATTTGTGGCGGCATGGATGTCGGTTATTGCGGCGGCTGTCGCCGTTTCTCTTGAAATCGCCATCTCCGGGACCGGGCCGCTCTCGGTCGTGCTCCCTGCTATGACACTCGCGCATATCGTGATCGGATTCGCGGAGGGAGTGATAACTGTATTTATTCTGGCGTTCCTTTTAAATCGCGGATTTTCGCTTTCTGCTCTTGAGAGACCGGCTTCTGATGAGATGGACGACTATGTTGCCAAAGAATAA
- a CDS encoding NAD(P)/FAD-dependent oxidoreductase, with protein sequence MYDLIIIGAGPAGLSASVYASRYGIKHVILGEVAGGLLTQTFDVGNWLGTEAIGGQAFADSAEKHAKSYGVEILPLTVEHIERQGDAFEVSASGKLFRAKTVLVATGTKHRHLGVPGEQEFAGKGVSFCPTCDGFFFKGKRVAVVGGGDSATEAGVYLADLCSEVFVIVREKAMIAEKFWQNLLLSKKNVKVIFGTNVKEIRGSGKMESLLLDTPFEGSETLSADGLFVEIGLAPNTKLLANIGAKLDERGYAETMPDQSVGVPGVWAAGDITTNSNRFCQIVTAASEGAIAAKSILDYLQRQGAK encoded by the coding sequence ATTCTTGGCGAAGTGGCCGGAGGACTTCTCACGCAAACGTTTGATGTGGGGAATTGGCTCGGAACGGAAGCGATTGGCGGACAGGCATTTGCGGACAGTGCTGAGAAACATGCGAAGAGCTATGGCGTCGAGATTTTGCCGCTTACCGTGGAACACATTGAAAGGCAAGGGGATGCTTTCGAAGTTTCCGCTTCCGGGAAGCTGTTCCGGGCAAAGACCGTGCTTGTGGCAACGGGAACAAAGCATCGACACCTTGGCGTCCCCGGAGAACAAGAGTTTGCCGGAAAAGGCGTGTCGTTCTGTCCGACATGTGACGGGTTCTTTTTCAAAGGAAAGCGCGTGGCAGTTGTGGGCGGCGGAGACAGTGCGACCGAAGCGGGGGTCTACCTTGCCGATCTCTGCTCCGAAGTCTTTGTGATTGTCCGAGAGAAGGCAATGATCGCGGAAAAATTTTGGCAGAATCTTCTTCTCTCCAAAAAGAATGTGAAGGTTATTTTCGGAACGAATGTAAAAGAAATTCGCGGGAGCGGAAAAATGGAATCATTGCTCCTGGATACGCCGTTCGAAGGAAGTGAAACGCTTTCGGCAGACGGCTTGTTTGTCGAGATCGGGCTTGCGCCGAATACGAAACTTCTCGCCAATATCGGCGCAAAGCTCGATGAGCGAGGATATGCTGAGACGATGCCGGATCAAAGTGTTGGTGTACCGGGCGTTTGGGCAGCGGGCGACATTACAACCAATTCCAATCGATTCTGCCAAATTGTAACCGCCGCTTCCGAAGGAGCCATCGCCGCAAAGAGCATTCTCGACTACCTCCAGCGCCAGGGAGCGAAGTAA
- the gatB gene encoding Asp-tRNA(Asn)/Glu-tRNA(Gln) amidotransferase subunit GatB has protein sequence MKYIPVIGMEVHVELKTKSKMFCSCPNGQGLEKEPNTHICPVCTGQPGTLPVPNRAAIESVQRAGLALGCSLRLESKFDRKNYFYPDLPKGYQISQYDKPLCEAGALVIDGKTFRVTRIHLEEDTGKLSHATGGSKATLVDFNRAGVPLMELVTEPDFESGKEARAFCQRLRQILRYIGISDADMEKGQMRCEVNISLYKEGEDRLSGTKVEIKNLNSFRSVERAADYEIVRQTEVLQEGKKVTQETRGWDESRGATVSQRAKESAHDYRYFPEPDIPALVFSEEHVEMLRRSLPELPEAKETRFVEEFGLPKADAVALVSERDIADYFEQVTSELLEKKASGEAKSDAKKLLKLAANYFLTETRKFLSENGNDMRSVLVTPENYAEFIGLVADGAVNSSGAQTVLAEMMKGGDSDPSHIVERLGLTQTNDEESIVAFAEEALAANQKSVDDYRSGKENALQFLVGQVMKLSKGKANPEMAREVLLKKLKEKI, from the coding sequence ATGAAATACATTCCGGTTATCGGCATGGAAGTGCATGTCGAGCTGAAAACGAAATCAAAGATGTTCTGTTCGTGTCCGAACGGGCAGGGGCTGGAGAAGGAACCGAATACACATATTTGCCCTGTGTGCACGGGGCAGCCGGGGACGCTCCCGGTACCGAATCGCGCTGCGATTGAATCGGTGCAACGGGCGGGACTCGCACTCGGCTGTTCGCTTCGATTGGAATCGAAATTCGATCGCAAGAACTATTTCTACCCCGATCTCCCAAAGGGGTACCAGATATCGCAGTATGACAAGCCGCTTTGCGAGGCTGGCGCACTCGTGATTGATGGCAAAACGTTTCGCGTGACGCGCATTCATCTCGAAGAAGATACGGGAAAGCTCTCTCATGCAACGGGCGGCAGCAAGGCGACATTGGTTGATTTCAATCGTGCCGGGGTGCCGCTTATGGAGCTGGTGACGGAGCCGGACTTCGAGAGCGGCAAGGAAGCGCGCGCGTTTTGTCAGCGGCTCCGGCAGATTCTCCGCTATATCGGTATTTCCGATGCGGACATGGAGAAGGGACAGATGCGGTGCGAGGTGAATATTTCTCTCTACAAAGAAGGTGAGGATCGCTTGAGCGGAACGAAAGTCGAGATAAAAAACCTCAACTCCTTCCGTTCGGTTGAACGCGCGGCTGACTATGAAATTGTGCGTCAAACAGAAGTCTTGCAGGAGGGAAAAAAGGTGACGCAAGAGACGCGCGGATGGGACGAGTCACGCGGCGCAACCGTGTCTCAGCGAGCGAAGGAATCGGCGCATGATTACCGATATTTCCCGGAGCCGGATATTCCCGCGCTGGTATTTTCGGAAGAACATGTTGAAATGCTCCGCCGGAGTCTCCCCGAGCTTCCGGAGGCAAAAGAGACTCGATTTGTCGAGGAATTCGGACTGCCGAAAGCGGATGCGGTGGCATTGGTTTCCGAACGAGATATCGCCGATTATTTCGAACAAGTGACGAGCGAACTTCTTGAAAAGAAAGCTTCGGGAGAGGCAAAGAGCGATGCAAAAAAGCTCTTGAAATTGGCAGCAAACTATTTTCTTACCGAGACGCGGAAGTTCCTCTCCGAAAATGGAAATGATATGCGAAGCGTTCTTGTGACGCCGGAAAACTATGCGGAATTTATTGGGTTGGTAGCGGATGGCGCGGTCAATTCGAGCGGCGCGCAGACGGTGCTTGCCGAGATGATGAAGGGTGGCGATAGCGATCCGTCGCATATCGTCGAACGACTCGGGTTGACACAGACCAATGACGAAGAATCCATCGTTGCCTTTGCGGAGGAGGCTCTTGCTGCCAATCAGAAGTCGGTTGATGACTACC
- a CDS encoding glycosyltransferase family 4 protein, which translates to MKIGIDIRCLIGGKRTGVEEYTLELLEHLFATDRENEYVLFWSAWNLPDCPLDWDRRFPNVRLVSFKIPNKLLNFCLWYFRFPHLDRLIGNVDVFFMPNLNFAAFSRKVRVVLTAHDVSFERCSETFSWKRRLWHSFVNFRRLALRADRIIAVSQSTGDDVIEAIGVSPKSVNVIRSGISERFRRMDRNDSALLEVKRRYGLPYRFVLFVGTIEPRKNIVSLASAFDSLVANGEALDYDLVIAGTNGWKCRNILETIDTLPSRSRIHLTGFVRDDDKPALYTLSSIFVFPSLYEGFGFPALEAAACGVPVIASNTSSFPETIGAGAILVDPLRPDDLERALRELLRDKSLRDEVARRGEECALKFRWADAARKTLGVFRDAARY; encoded by the coding sequence ATGAAAATCGGGATTGATATCCGCTGCCTTATCGGAGGGAAACGGACAGGCGTTGAAGAATATACGTTGGAATTGCTGGAACATCTCTTTGCGACGGATCGCGAGAACGAGTATGTTCTTTTTTGGAGTGCGTGGAACTTGCCGGATTGTCCTCTTGACTGGGATCGGCGCTTCCCGAATGTCCGGCTCGTTTCATTTAAAATTCCGAACAAGCTATTGAACTTCTGTCTCTGGTATTTCCGCTTTCCGCATCTTGACCGGCTTATTGGCAATGTCGATGTCTTCTTCATGCCAAATTTGAATTTCGCGGCGTTTTCTCGAAAAGTGCGAGTGGTGCTCACGGCACACGATGTGTCTTTCGAACGTTGTTCCGAGACATTCTCATGGAAACGACGACTGTGGCATTCGTTTGTGAATTTTCGCCGGCTGGCGCTTCGAGCAGACAGAATAATCGCCGTGTCGCAATCGACTGGTGATGATGTCATTGAAGCAATTGGCGTATCTCCGAAGTCGGTGAATGTTATACGAAGCGGCATATCGGAACGATTCCGCCGGATGGATCGGAATGATTCCGCGCTGCTTGAGGTGAAGCGGCGATACGGTCTGCCATACCGCTTCGTTCTTTTTGTCGGAACGATCGAACCCCGGAAGAATATCGTGTCGCTTGCCAGCGCTTTCGATTCTCTGGTTGCGAATGGTGAAGCACTGGACTACGATCTGGTTATCGCCGGGACCAATGGTTGGAAATGTCGCAATATATTGGAGACGATAGACACGCTTCCATCGCGTTCGCGCATTCATCTTACGGGATTTGTGCGTGATGATGACAAACCGGCACTCTATACTCTCTCAAGTATTTTCGTTTTTCCGTCACTTTATGAAGGGTTTGGATTCCCCGCGCTCGAAGCGGCGGCGTGTGGCGTTCCGGTTATTGCCTCGAATACGTCGTCTTTTCCTGAGACGATCGGCGCCGGCGCCATTTTAGTCGATCCCTTGCGCCCGGATGATCTCGAGCGCGCTCTGCGGGAATTGCTCCGGGACAAATCACTTCGAGATGAGGTGGCAAGGCGAGGAGAGGAATGTGCGCTGAAATTCAGATGGGCAGATGCTGCCCGGAAAACACTCGGCGTGTTTCGAGATGCTGCTCGTTATTAG
- a CDS encoding AAA family ATPase produces MVRKKCIAFLGMPGSGKTEAISYAQEKYSCPKVYFGQITFDEMRKRKLEPTQANERLVREELRDTFGEDYYAQEIVRRIEGLGDVPLVLIESLYSWTEYEVLKKRFGDQFCTVTIHAAPAVRYARLAQRKERPLGQEEAESRDIAQLKRLDQGMPIALSDRVIENDSTVDILHERIDAVMRYML; encoded by the coding sequence ATGGTACGGAAAAAATGCATTGCATTCCTTGGCATGCCCGGAAGTGGCAAGACAGAGGCTATTTCCTATGCGCAGGAGAAATATTCTTGTCCGAAGGTATATTTCGGTCAAATAACATTCGACGAAATGAGGAAACGGAAGCTTGAACCGACGCAGGCGAATGAACGTCTGGTTCGCGAGGAGCTGCGCGACACATTCGGCGAAGATTACTATGCGCAAGAGATTGTCAGACGAATCGAAGGACTGGGAGATGTTCCCTTGGTACTTATTGAGAGCCTGTATAGCTGGACGGAGTATGAAGTGTTGAAAAAGAGATTCGGGGATCAATTTTGTACAGTTACTATTCATGCGGCGCCCGCTGTCCGGTATGCTCGGCTTGCACAGAGAAAGGAGCGTCCGCTCGGTCAAGAAGAAGCCGAATCCCGTGATATCGCCCAACTGAAACGGCTTGATCAGGGTATGCCCATCGCTCTTTCAGACAGAGTGATCGAGAACGATAGCACGGTGGACATACTGCATGAGCGTATTGATGCCGTGATGAGATACATGCTCTGA